CGCACATCTACTTCCTGATCGGCGTGCGCAACCGGCTCAGCGTCGCCCTGAGCTGGCTATGGATCCATGCACGCGACCAGCGCAGCGCCAGGCTGATCACCCAGCGCGACGTGAAGCAGCCGGGTGGCAGGAGCTGACAGGCGTCATGCTTGGGTTTGACCCGAGCATCTCATGCCGGAGGAGGCTCCGGTCGTTGCCATGTTGTCATGAGATTCTCGGTTCTACGCTTCGCTTCGCCCGAGAATGACAACCCCGCCTAACGCCCGGTCAGATAGCGCGCCAGCCCCGCCGTCGAGGCGTCATGCGCCTCGGCAGGCGCCTTGCCCTCGATCACCGGTAGCAGCGCCGTGGCCAGCTCCTTGCCGAGCTCGACGCCCCATTGGTCGAAGGCGTTGATGTCGAACACTGCCGCCTCGACGAAGACGCGATGCTCATAGAGCGCGATGAGCCGTCCGAGCGTGAACGGGTCGAGCTTGCGATAGGCGATGGTCACGCTCGGCCGGTTGCCGGGGAAGACCTTGTGCGGCGCGAGCTGCTCGACCGCCTCCGGCGACAGCCCCTGCTTCACCAACTGCGCCTTCGCCTCCTCCAGCGTGCGGCCCTTCATCATCGCCTCGCTCTGGGCGAGGCAATTGGCGAGCAGCAGGCGATGCTGATGGGCGAGCTCCGGCTCGTGCCCCTCGGCTGCGACCATGAACTCGCAAGGGATGATATCGGTGCCCTGGTGCAGCAGCTGGAAGAAGGCGTGCTGGCCATTGGTGCCGGGCTCGCCCCAGACCAGCGGCCCGGTCGGCCGCGTCACCGCCCCGCCGGCCTTGTGCACGCGCTTGCCGTTCGACTCCATGTCGAGCTGCTGCAGATAGGCCGGCAGCCGCGCCAGACGCTGATCATAGGGCAGGACCGCACGGGCCGGGTAGCCGCAGCTCTCGCGATGCCAGAGCCCGATCAGGCCGAACAGCACCGGCAGGTTCTTGTCGAGCGGCGCGGTGCGGAAATGCTCGTCCATAGCATGCGCACCGGCAAGGAAGGCGCGGAAATTCTCGGGGCCGATCGCGATCATCACCGGCAGGCCGATCGCCGACCAGACCGAATAGCGCCCGCCGACCCAGTCCCAGAAACCGAAGATCCGGTCCGGCTGAATGCCGAAGGCCGCGACCTTGTCGAGCGCAGTCGAGACCGCGGCGAAGTGCTTGGCGACCGCATCTTCGCCGAGCGCTCCGGCAATCCAGCGCCGCGCCGTCGCGGCATTGGTCATGGTTTCGATCGTAGTGAAGGTTTTTGAGGCAACGATCACCAGCGTCTTCGCCGGGTCGAG
This genomic interval from Bosea sp. 29B contains the following:
- the pgi gene encoding glucose-6-phosphate isomerase encodes the protein MLEKAWADLAAHRTRTVSQHLRELFAADPQRFSGFSARLDDLLLDYSKTAVTPETIDLLLALAEAADVEAKRDAMFAGEPINTTEGRAVLHTALRNQSDRPIKVDGVDVMPEVNAVLERMSAFAEGIRSGKIAAADGERFTDVVNIGIGGSDLGPVMATLALAPYHDGPRLHYVSNVDGAHIADTLAKLDPAKTLVIVASKTFTTIETMTNAATARRWIAGALGEDAVAKHFAAVSTALDKVAAFGIQPDRIFGFWDWVGGRYSVWSAIGLPVMIAIGPENFRAFLAGAHAMDEHFRTAPLDKNLPVLFGLIGLWHRESCGYPARAVLPYDQRLARLPAYLQQLDMESNGKRVHKAGGAVTRPTGPLVWGEPGTNGQHAFFQLLHQGTDIIPCEFMVAAEGHEPELAHQHRLLLANCLAQSEAMMKGRTLEEAKAQLVKQGLSPEAVEQLAPHKVFPGNRPSVTIAYRKLDPFTLGRLIALYEHRVFVEAAVFDINAFDQWGVELGKELATALLPVIEGKAPAEAHDASTAGLARYLTGR